In one window of Rhodopirellula bahusiensis DNA:
- a CDS encoding SGNH/GDSL hydrolase family protein: protein MHQVLVYADSLSWGIIPNTRRRLAYQDRWPGRMEFELQDRGLNIRVIEDCLNGRRTAWDDPIKPGRNGLIGLEQRIEVNSPLSVAILFLGTNDFQSSHRVDAGQSARGIAALVDAIRRSPIEPGMPIPDILLIAPPKIQTAVGSMAEKFEGAETKSAGLSESIRKVAIEKQCDYFNAAEVATTSVLDGVHLDKDQHHELGIKLAGVVEDMLTRIES from the coding sequence ATGCACCAGGTACTCGTTTACGCTGATTCGCTCAGTTGGGGAATCATCCCAAACACTCGGCGTCGTCTTGCCTACCAAGATCGCTGGCCGGGACGGATGGAGTTTGAGTTGCAGGATAGAGGGCTGAACATCAGAGTCATTGAGGACTGCCTGAATGGTCGTCGAACGGCGTGGGACGATCCGATCAAACCTGGACGAAACGGGCTCATTGGTTTGGAGCAAAGAATTGAAGTCAACTCGCCACTATCAGTCGCGATTCTCTTTCTTGGCACAAACGACTTTCAATCTTCTCACCGGGTCGATGCAGGCCAATCAGCACGAGGGATTGCAGCGCTCGTCGATGCCATTCGACGTTCGCCTATCGAACCGGGAATGCCCATCCCGGACATCCTGCTGATCGCCCCTCCAAAGATCCAAACTGCAGTGGGCAGCATGGCCGAGAAATTCGAGGGTGCCGAGACAAAGTCCGCCGGGCTTTCAGAGTCAATCCGAAAGGTTGCAATTGAAAAGCAATGCGACTACTTCAATGCAGCTGAAGTCGCAACGACCAGCGTGCTCGACGGCGTCCACCTCGACAAAGACCAGCATCACGAACTCGGTATCAAGCTTGCTGGCGTCGTTGAAGATATGTTGACGCGAATTGAAAGCTGA
- a CDS encoding DUF5722 domain-containing protein, with translation MTSVRKFVHFAVLITFAASAISIATAQEDSPTSPRTIRFDDESTQLHDLTRESVESEVIFQTTGNDPYITFEIPATPIKDRHWVLGMDVFCAEGIRNLQLFYGKPWSEKRRVDLPHLSRSEGWTTYACDLSLGQEFLREDAPLWLRLDFGNAANRRFRIRNVVLRLENEFELEKRHQKAQRIQQLQQLDEQIASYYQTQFPIEITNVRHDSDQILVDGKAVGKLSTANLSLIVRGLTDVSAASAKVGSRSIVRPVRIKADGTFEVQIPATPHSSLRDTGTRFQVVSISSQVDSDGQRSTTPFSAVHHVDAYDADEAKRLAPTPTLQAAKGMTCLSELTPEHVKELDLKHGSVNIVLNGLLSTTPRRGYESMMIRGRELYINHGAMKHLDRRVQMGRDAGLVMAGILLIPNTSKAKRRSESPSLQHPDADPAGAYTMPNLVDEESAKLYAATLDFLAHRYSEGNLRIDHWIVHNEIDAGWQWTNMGEVPINVYLDHYFRSLRMVDAATRRVNPHARSFISLTHHWNLHDPPHWRWYRSKDIIEALIRHGEVEGNFAWALAHHPYPESLWESDTWNDDVEFSMNATMFTLKNWRVLDDYLHTSRMRDPDGNVRAVLLSEQGFHASETNRESLKQQAAAVFYTFDQIQRCSSVLAFDYHRPVDSRSEGGLHLGLRGLGSPEHPRGIAKPAWEAYKSIGTEFESEVRSQYELPWER, from the coding sequence ATGACTTCAGTTCGAAAGTTCGTACATTTCGCCGTCTTGATCACCTTCGCCGCGAGCGCCATCTCCATCGCTACCGCCCAAGAGGATTCGCCCACCTCGCCGAGGACAATCCGTTTCGACGACGAGTCGACACAACTACACGATCTGACCAGAGAGTCCGTCGAAAGTGAAGTCATCTTTCAGACAACGGGGAACGACCCGTACATCACATTCGAAATTCCTGCGACTCCGATCAAAGATCGACACTGGGTTTTGGGGATGGACGTTTTCTGCGCAGAAGGCATTCGGAATCTGCAACTCTTCTACGGAAAACCTTGGTCGGAGAAACGTCGTGTCGACTTGCCTCACCTGAGCCGTTCCGAGGGTTGGACCACCTACGCCTGCGACTTGTCACTCGGCCAAGAATTTCTTCGAGAAGATGCACCGCTGTGGCTTCGTCTCGATTTTGGAAACGCTGCCAACCGACGCTTCCGCATTCGAAACGTTGTTTTGCGTCTCGAAAACGAATTCGAACTTGAAAAGCGTCACCAGAAGGCACAACGCATTCAGCAACTGCAACAACTCGACGAACAGATTGCCTCTTACTACCAGACACAATTTCCGATCGAGATCACCAACGTTCGTCACGACAGCGATCAGATACTCGTCGACGGAAAAGCGGTTGGCAAACTATCCACCGCCAATCTCAGCTTGATTGTACGCGGACTGACCGATGTCTCTGCCGCTTCCGCCAAGGTCGGATCGCGATCAATTGTTCGCCCGGTTCGAATCAAGGCGGACGGAACGTTTGAAGTACAAATCCCCGCAACACCCCATTCGTCGCTTCGTGATACAGGAACACGCTTTCAAGTCGTTTCGATCTCCAGCCAGGTTGACTCGGATGGCCAACGATCCACGACTCCGTTTTCAGCCGTCCATCACGTCGATGCTTACGACGCCGACGAAGCAAAACGGCTGGCACCCACGCCGACACTACAAGCGGCGAAGGGCATGACGTGTTTGTCGGAACTCACACCGGAACACGTCAAAGAACTCGACTTGAAACATGGCTCCGTCAACATTGTTCTCAATGGTTTGCTGTCAACGACTCCACGTCGCGGCTACGAATCCATGATGATTCGCGGTCGTGAGCTCTACATCAACCATGGTGCGATGAAGCACCTGGATCGGCGTGTGCAAATGGGGCGTGACGCTGGATTGGTGATGGCGGGCATCTTGCTCATTCCCAATACCTCAAAAGCGAAGCGTCGTTCCGAATCGCCCAGCCTACAGCACCCTGATGCCGACCCAGCCGGCGCCTACACGATGCCTAACTTGGTCGATGAAGAGTCCGCCAAACTCTATGCGGCCACGCTGGACTTTCTTGCCCATCGATACAGCGAAGGGAACCTGCGCATCGATCACTGGATCGTTCACAACGAAATCGACGCCGGGTGGCAATGGACCAACATGGGCGAGGTCCCCATCAATGTGTATTTGGATCACTACTTCCGATCGTTGCGAATGGTCGATGCCGCCACTCGACGAGTCAATCCGCACGCACGGTCGTTCATTTCGTTGACTCATCATTGGAACCTTCACGATCCGCCGCATTGGCGTTGGTACCGTTCCAAGGACATCATTGAGGCACTCATCCGCCATGGCGAAGTCGAAGGCAACTTTGCCTGGGCATTGGCGCATCATCCCTATCCCGAAAGTCTTTGGGAATCGGACACATGGAATGATGACGTCGAATTCTCAATGAACGCGACCATGTTCACGCTCAAGAACTGGCGAGTTTTGGATGACTACCTTCACACGTCTCGAATGCGAGATCCGGATGGCAACGTCCGCGCGGTCTTGCTCAGCGAACAAGGTTTCCACGCATCCGAAACGAATCGCGAATCGTTGAAACAGCAAGCCGCCGCTGTGTTCTACACCTTCGACCAAATCCAAAGATGCTCGTCAGTTCTCGCCTTTGACTACCACCGACCGGTCGATTCACGATCAGAAGGCGGACTGCATCTCGGCCTGCGAGGACTCGGATCGCCCGAGCACCCACGCGGAATCGCGAAACCGGCATGGGAGGCCTACAAGTCCATCGGAACAGAGTTTGAATCGGAGGTTCGTTCGCAATACGAACTGCCGTGGGAACGCTGA
- a CDS encoding DUF5060 domain-containing protein, with protein sequence MKRISVFVCALIAIGNLSVPAAAKAADVSLSGELRQWHAVTLTVDGPEASEQGTPNPFLDYRMEVAFMNADSGVSYIVPGYFAADGDAANTSATSGNKWRAHLCPDHAGEWTYKISFRKGPSVAISDDENEGTPVESVDGLQGTITIAATDKSGRDFRGKGRLNYVGKHHLQFAGTEEYFLKAGADAPENFLAYRDFDGDFKTDGKKDNLVKDWQPHVQDWMSGDPTWQGDKGKGIIGAINYLASQGLNAFSFLTLNIEGDDRNVFPYTAYDERSRMDCSRMDQWEIVLSHGDKMGMYLHFKTQEAENVNLLDNGETGPQRKLYYRELIARFSHHLAMNWNLGEEVGLGHKVSTEKKVAWAKYFWNHDPYQHHIVIHNGNRHYDMLGNASQLTGFSLQTNKPDFRNVHGQTLDYLRRSVQAGKPWVVACDEPGDAQHSLVTDEEDPTRNNARQNALWGNFMAGGAGVEWYFGYKHPHSDLTCQDYRVRENMWRQCRIALKFFANEKIPFQNMTNANDLLGTKNGYCFADAGKLYLVYLKQADTTTLDLNGVDREFEILWFNPRTGGDLQAGSVQTVNGGDKVNLGQPPMDSDQDWLAVLRPTHGAVAHNTTAMNASPQNKSNPNSTARSSANEALVLNALTDFQFVTEGDFVPGYKDKNRRAMAIDAAKFQDKFAAAEAQYQGQAGTFDLVLTALTETDGESSYRLLVAGKLVGEVQNPETAKDYAPNRTHFKQVDLHPGDTIRVEFNSASNGKIPEGDAFAFSRGRWRSVTIVQPGSSAGTPAKQPSSKTKNANAASSAKTPFNFTYDPSKAKRVSRQTDGIVVVEAEDFDAVDRQDHRKWYVTRSETTPGILPDPDPNHADGASNGAYLEILPDTRVTHSDPLVNGVSFSNTPGQCSVLYYPVEITEPGRYYVWVRMCCTGSEDNGLHVGIDGQWPESGARMQWTGKHGQWQWDSRQRTEKVHTGVLGKIWLDIDEPGRHTVMFSMREDGFEFDRFLLTQTPQFLKSKNSEMGPIASPMR encoded by the coding sequence ATGAAACGTATTTCAGTGTTCGTTTGTGCTCTCATCGCCATTGGGAACCTCAGCGTTCCCGCCGCAGCCAAAGCGGCGGACGTCTCCCTTTCAGGGGAACTTCGCCAATGGCATGCGGTCACGTTAACCGTCGATGGCCCGGAAGCCTCCGAACAGGGCACTCCCAATCCATTCCTCGATTACCGGATGGAAGTGGCGTTCATGAACGCGGATTCAGGCGTGTCTTACATCGTGCCGGGTTACTTCGCTGCTGACGGTGACGCCGCCAACACCTCGGCAACCTCGGGGAACAAATGGCGAGCCCACCTCTGTCCCGACCATGCTGGCGAATGGACGTACAAGATCTCCTTTCGGAAAGGGCCTAGCGTCGCGATTTCAGACGACGAAAATGAAGGCACGCCAGTCGAATCAGTCGACGGTTTGCAGGGCACGATCACAATCGCAGCGACGGATAAGTCAGGACGCGATTTCCGTGGCAAAGGTCGACTGAACTACGTTGGCAAACATCACCTGCAATTCGCCGGCACTGAAGAGTACTTCTTGAAAGCGGGCGCGGACGCCCCCGAAAACTTCCTGGCCTACCGTGATTTCGATGGCGACTTCAAAACCGATGGAAAGAAGGACAATCTTGTCAAAGACTGGCAACCTCACGTTCAAGACTGGATGTCAGGTGACCCAACCTGGCAAGGCGACAAGGGCAAAGGCATCATTGGTGCGATCAACTACCTTGCTTCCCAAGGACTGAATGCTTTTTCATTTCTAACTCTCAATATCGAGGGCGATGATCGCAACGTTTTCCCATATACCGCATACGACGAACGTTCACGAATGGACTGTTCGCGAATGGATCAATGGGAAATCGTGTTGTCCCATGGCGACAAGATGGGCATGTACTTGCATTTCAAAACTCAAGAAGCTGAAAACGTGAACCTGCTCGACAACGGCGAAACAGGACCACAACGCAAGCTGTACTACCGGGAACTGATCGCACGCTTCAGCCACCACCTAGCGATGAACTGGAACCTGGGCGAGGAGGTCGGCCTGGGCCATAAGGTCAGCACGGAAAAGAAAGTTGCCTGGGCGAAGTACTTTTGGAATCACGATCCGTACCAACATCACATCGTGATCCATAACGGAAACCGACACTACGACATGCTGGGGAACGCTTCCCAGTTGACCGGGTTTTCACTGCAAACGAACAAGCCTGACTTCCGCAATGTCCATGGACAAACGCTGGACTACCTTCGTCGTTCGGTGCAGGCCGGCAAACCTTGGGTGGTCGCGTGCGACGAACCTGGCGATGCACAACATTCACTTGTCACCGACGAAGAAGATCCGACTCGCAACAACGCTCGCCAGAACGCTTTGTGGGGTAATTTCATGGCCGGTGGAGCCGGCGTCGAATGGTACTTTGGCTACAAGCACCCTCACAGCGATCTAACGTGCCAGGACTATCGGGTTCGCGAAAACATGTGGCGGCAATGCCGGATCGCATTGAAATTCTTTGCCAATGAAAAGATCCCGTTTCAAAACATGACCAACGCAAACGACTTGCTTGGTACGAAAAACGGCTACTGCTTCGCGGACGCCGGAAAACTGTATCTCGTCTACCTGAAACAGGCCGACACAACGACTCTCGATCTCAACGGTGTCGATCGGGAGTTTGAAATCCTTTGGTTCAACCCCCGCACCGGAGGCGACCTGCAAGCGGGATCCGTTCAAACCGTCAACGGCGGCGACAAAGTCAATCTCGGCCAACCGCCTATGGATTCCGACCAAGACTGGCTCGCAGTACTGCGGCCAACCCATGGAGCCGTGGCACACAACACAACCGCCATGAACGCGTCGCCTCAAAACAAATCGAATCCGAACTCAACTGCACGAAGTTCGGCAAATGAGGCACTCGTCCTGAACGCTCTGACCGATTTCCAGTTTGTAACCGAAGGCGATTTTGTGCCTGGCTACAAAGACAAGAACCGGCGAGCGATGGCGATCGACGCAGCCAAGTTCCAAGACAAGTTTGCAGCCGCCGAGGCACAATACCAAGGCCAAGCGGGCACCTTCGACTTGGTCCTCACCGCGTTAACGGAAACGGACGGCGAGTCAAGCTACCGCCTTCTTGTGGCCGGCAAACTCGTCGGCGAAGTCCAAAATCCGGAAACCGCCAAAGACTATGCGCCCAACCGGACTCACTTCAAGCAAGTTGACTTGCACCCCGGTGACACCATTCGCGTCGAATTCAATTCGGCATCCAACGGCAAGATCCCTGAAGGCGATGCGTTTGCATTTTCACGAGGACGTTGGCGTTCAGTGACCATCGTGCAACCGGGATCGTCAGCGGGAACACCGGCCAAACAACCATCCAGCAAAACCAAGAACGCAAACGCCGCGTCTTCCGCTAAGACTCCCTTCAATTTCACTTATGACCCGTCAAAAGCCAAACGCGTTTCTCGACAAACCGACGGCATCGTCGTGGTGGAAGCCGAAGACTTCGACGCCGTCGATCGCCAGGACCATCGCAAGTGGTACGTGACCCGCAGCGAAACGACACCGGGCATCCTACCTGATCCGGACCCCAACCATGCCGACGGTGCCAGCAACGGTGCCTACCTTGAAATCCTCCCCGACACGCGGGTCACACACAGTGACCCATTGGTCAATGGCGTCAGCTTTAGCAACACGCCGGGCCAATGCAGCGTTCTGTACTACCCGGTCGAAATCACCGAACCCGGCCGCTACTACGTGTGGGTGCGGATGTGCTGCACCGGTTCGGAGGACAACGGTTTGCACGTGGGGATCGACGGTCAATGGCCCGAATCCGGTGCTCGCATGCAGTGGACCGGCAAGCACGGTCAATGGCAATGGGATTCTCGCCAGCGAACGGAAAAGGTCCACACCGGCGTGTTAGGAAAGATCTGGCTCGACATCGATGAACCCGGCCGACACACGGTCATGTTCTCAATGCGAGAAGACGGTTTCGAATTCGACCGATTCCTGCTGACCCAAACGCCGCAGTTCTTGAAAAGCAAGAACAGCGAAATGGGCCCAATCGCAAGTCCAATGCGATAG
- the nadB gene encoding L-aspartate oxidase — MITPRYLLPFDSRRALHRFTDVLVIGGGLAGLRAANAVEPNLSVLVVTKDELRESNSNYAQGGIAGVLDPEDCFDDHIRDTLIAGGNLCDPAVVARVIHEGPRRIEELIHWGTQFDKSEGELALGREGGHSHERIVHAMGDATGREVMRAVIARSREAANIDIWENAFTVDLLSQEGRCHGAIVVTGDGRPTMVWAKETILCTGGVGQVYRESTNPPVATGDGTSLAYRAGVELRDMEFIQFHPTVLYIAGSSRSLITEALRGDGAYLRDATGHRFMPDYDSRGELAPRDIVSQSIVNQMNETAHPCVYLDLSHLNAEQVRARFPGIAETCRKFGLDIATDRIPVRPGAHYMIGGVRVDMLGRSSLPGLWAAGEATSSGLHGANRLASNSLLEGLVYGAHAGEAASRSAAEGPHKMVARRIQHADHTLSESFDIADVRVSLKSLMGRLVGVQRDAEGLRQADSQIRSLAAYVMRHQFTNVEGWELQNLLLTAHCMASSALARTESRGVHLRSDYPEPDDENWRCHLSVQVDIDGGMPQKGEPMTSPVITRETAEAKSTAD, encoded by the coding sequence ATGATCACACCCCGGTATCTTTTGCCGTTTGATTCGCGAAGAGCCCTTCATCGTTTCACGGACGTCCTGGTCATCGGTGGTGGTTTGGCTGGATTGCGTGCGGCCAACGCGGTGGAACCGAATCTCTCTGTTTTAGTCGTGACCAAAGACGAGCTTCGCGAGTCCAACAGCAATTACGCGCAAGGCGGCATCGCCGGGGTCTTGGATCCGGAAGATTGCTTCGATGATCATATCCGAGACACGCTGATCGCGGGTGGCAATCTGTGCGATCCCGCCGTGGTCGCTCGCGTGATTCACGAAGGCCCCCGCCGGATCGAAGAACTGATCCACTGGGGAACCCAGTTCGACAAGAGCGAAGGCGAACTCGCTCTCGGCCGCGAAGGCGGACACAGCCACGAGCGCATCGTTCATGCGATGGGAGATGCGACCGGCCGCGAAGTGATGCGAGCCGTGATCGCTCGTTCACGCGAAGCCGCCAACATCGACATTTGGGAAAATGCCTTCACCGTCGATTTGCTCAGCCAAGAGGGCCGCTGTCACGGCGCGATTGTGGTCACCGGCGATGGACGGCCGACGATGGTGTGGGCCAAAGAAACGATTCTATGCACCGGCGGAGTCGGCCAGGTTTACCGCGAATCAACCAACCCACCTGTCGCAACGGGCGACGGCACCTCCCTCGCCTATCGGGCTGGCGTTGAACTTCGCGACATGGAATTCATTCAGTTCCATCCGACCGTGCTCTACATCGCTGGTTCTTCCCGGTCACTGATCACGGAAGCCCTTCGTGGAGACGGTGCTTACCTTCGCGATGCCACGGGACATCGGTTCATGCCCGATTATGACTCGCGAGGCGAACTCGCACCGCGGGACATTGTCAGCCAATCGATCGTCAATCAGATGAACGAGACGGCTCACCCCTGCGTGTACTTGGACCTATCGCACCTCAATGCCGAGCAGGTTCGTGCCCGCTTCCCAGGCATCGCGGAAACTTGTCGCAAGTTCGGTTTGGACATCGCCACCGATCGAATCCCCGTTCGTCCGGGTGCCCACTACATGATCGGCGGCGTTCGCGTCGACATGCTTGGCCGCTCCAGTCTGCCAGGGTTGTGGGCCGCCGGTGAAGCAACCAGCTCCGGACTGCACGGCGCCAACCGATTGGCCAGCAACAGTTTGCTGGAAGGATTGGTCTACGGTGCACATGCGGGGGAAGCGGCCAGTCGTTCGGCAGCGGAAGGCCCGCATAAAATGGTCGCGCGACGCATTCAACACGCCGATCACACACTCAGCGAATCGTTCGACATCGCCGACGTGCGAGTGTCACTGAAAAGCCTGATGGGTCGACTCGTCGGTGTTCAACGCGACGCCGAAGGACTACGACAAGCCGACAGCCAAATCCGATCGTTGGCAGCGTATGTGATGCGGCATCAATTCACCAATGTCGAGGGCTGGGAATTGCAAAATCTCTTGCTGACCGCCCACTGCATGGCCTCCTCCGCGCTGGCTCGAACCGAATCACGAGGCGTGCATCTCCGAAGCGATTACCCCGAACCCGACGACGAGAATTGGCGTTGCCACCTCAGCGTCCAAGTGGACATCGACGGTGGGATGCCGCAAAAAGGCGAACCAATGACATCGCCTGTCATCACTCGAGAAACTGCCGAAGCGAAATCGACCGCCGACTGA
- a CDS encoding phosphatidylserine decarboxylase family protein: MASFLSSNASVPLDDPSPPFTDASTMEVPAMDPALKSIQPGGGVVMSIELAWGKLRRAWLNSVRPKYVSKMRDRRQGHRGDLPFEPVDSRDMKYYRNQDSYWWADADDPFLWRESLPFVRVGLAELIVMCTASVLLALIAGWFWWPLALPFVLIAGLVAWFFRNPRRQVPGSVGTVVAPADGKLVEIVEFDDPVIGSAIRFGIFLSIFNVHANRIAMPGRVVRVRYRPGKFMNALRSESSKENENMDVELECPEIGGRIVRIRQITGQFARRIVCWARVGDVLQRGEMFGMIKLGSRTELVIPHDEALEIVAQVGEKVCAGSTVFARYQQG; this comes from the coding sequence ATGGCCAGCTTTTTGTCCTCCAACGCTTCCGTCCCGCTTGACGATCCGAGTCCGCCGTTCACTGACGCGTCGACGATGGAAGTCCCGGCCATGGACCCGGCCCTGAAATCGATCCAGCCGGGCGGTGGCGTGGTCATGTCCATCGAGTTGGCGTGGGGCAAGCTCCGGCGGGCTTGGTTGAACTCGGTTCGTCCCAAGTACGTGTCGAAGATGCGGGATCGCCGCCAAGGTCACCGAGGCGATTTGCCGTTCGAACCGGTCGATTCGCGGGACATGAAATACTATCGCAACCAAGACAGTTATTGGTGGGCGGATGCCGACGACCCGTTTCTCTGGCGAGAATCGCTTCCGTTTGTCCGGGTTGGGTTGGCAGAATTGATCGTCATGTGCACCGCCTCGGTTTTGCTGGCCCTGATCGCCGGGTGGTTCTGGTGGCCCCTGGCGTTGCCGTTTGTCCTGATCGCCGGCTTGGTTGCTTGGTTCTTCCGCAACCCGCGTCGGCAGGTTCCGGGATCCGTCGGTACGGTGGTTGCTCCTGCTGATGGCAAGTTGGTCGAGATCGTCGAGTTTGATGACCCGGTCATTGGTTCCGCGATCCGCTTTGGTATCTTCTTGTCCATCTTCAATGTGCACGCGAATCGAATCGCGATGCCCGGTCGAGTTGTCAGGGTTCGGTACCGTCCGGGCAAATTTATGAATGCTTTGCGTTCCGAATCATCCAAAGAAAACGAAAACATGGATGTCGAATTGGAATGTCCGGAAATTGGAGGCCGAATTGTGCGGATTCGACAGATCACCGGCCAATTCGCGAGAAGAATTGTATGCTGGGCTCGCGTTGGCGATGTTTTGCAACGCGGAGAAATGTTCGGAATGATTAAACTGGGTTCGCGAACCGAGTTGGTGATTCCTCACGACGAAGCCCTCGAGATCGTGGCACAAGTCGGTGAAAAGGTGTGTGCCGGCTCGACGGTGTTCGCCCGCTATCAACAAGGTTGA
- a CDS encoding carbohydrate-binding protein, with the protein MPYWGPSARTLFALVSLCLCLHASSLPAQGWGYDKHRIAISADGNNQPDLNYEGTYNTADPDDWGATPATLAILAKMNLQPKLVHFSYNNFMPSPAHTTARNFMQEGTQGAIARWGFDADVFFDVGVRKEDAIEHLKDELAKSVESDPLYFVNMGPSEFIYQAVQRVVNEGNADSLNHVRVLSHSNYNDHHLRHPSHHTIEQVIELSGNRIQFKRIKDQNYPKDNPKVGWHTGQDWQPWAWLENHRDPNVAWIWESMKMHQHNKADISDAGMIYFLITGDANGSPAKFQAFLGGGIPVDAQQLDNRSSQMNKTLERQKELQINYNNAVQSGNLLAIEAEDFPLNGDWALIESADASGGAYLQFKGKNHYAAAQDAHTITKQINVPQAGTYVVKSYMRQPSDAEGDKSNDIWIGFPDAIQKGNGQTITGFHKYFGRSKGRFGMNGQIEAHHKHSWLNVEFPKPGTYTMQVSGRSELLQFDQFVLYRELSADDVLELLEVGQ; encoded by the coding sequence ATGCCTTATTGGGGCCCATCTGCTCGCACCCTCTTCGCACTCGTTTCACTGTGTTTGTGCCTACACGCATCCAGCCTCCCTGCCCAAGGCTGGGGCTACGATAAGCACCGCATTGCGATTAGCGCTGACGGCAACAATCAACCTGACCTGAATTACGAAGGAACCTACAACACCGCCGACCCCGATGATTGGGGCGCGACACCGGCGACATTGGCGATCTTGGCCAAGATGAACCTGCAACCCAAACTGGTTCACTTCTCCTACAACAACTTCATGCCCTCGCCAGCCCACACGACGGCCCGCAACTTCATGCAAGAAGGCACCCAAGGGGCGATCGCACGATGGGGATTCGACGCGGACGTATTCTTCGACGTCGGCGTCCGCAAAGAAGACGCGATCGAACATTTGAAAGACGAACTGGCCAAATCAGTTGAATCCGACCCGCTCTACTTTGTGAATATGGGCCCATCCGAGTTCATCTACCAGGCGGTTCAACGGGTTGTTAACGAAGGCAACGCCGACTCCCTGAATCATGTCCGCGTGCTATCACACAGCAACTACAACGACCACCATCTGCGACATCCCAGTCACCATACGATCGAGCAGGTGATTGAACTAAGCGGCAACCGCATTCAGTTCAAGCGGATCAAGGATCAAAACTACCCCAAGGACAATCCCAAGGTGGGCTGGCACACGGGCCAGGACTGGCAACCGTGGGCTTGGCTAGAAAACCACCGCGACCCCAATGTCGCCTGGATTTGGGAAAGCATGAAAATGCATCAACACAACAAGGCCGATATCTCAGACGCCGGGATGATCTATTTTTTGATCACCGGTGACGCCAATGGCAGTCCAGCCAAATTCCAAGCCTTTCTTGGCGGCGGCATTCCGGTCGACGCGCAACAATTGGACAACCGCAGCAGCCAAATGAACAAGACGCTCGAGCGTCAAAAGGAACTTCAAATCAATTACAACAACGCCGTTCAATCTGGCAACTTGCTAGCTATCGAAGCGGAAGACTTCCCGCTCAATGGCGACTGGGCGTTAATCGAGTCGGCCGATGCGTCGGGTGGCGCGTACCTTCAATTCAAAGGGAAGAACCACTACGCCGCCGCCCAAGACGCGCACACGATCACCAAGCAGATCAACGTTCCCCAAGCAGGCACCTATGTGGTGAAATCGTACATGCGTCAGCCGTCTGATGCCGAAGGCGACAAGTCAAACGACATCTGGATTGGCTTTCCCGATGCGATCCAGAAGGGGAACGGGCAAACGATCACTGGGTTCCACAAATACTTCGGCCGCAGCAAAGGGCGATTCGGCATGAACGGACAAATCGAGGCACACCATAAACATTCATGGCTGAACGTCGAATTCCCGAAACCGGGCACTTACACAATGCAGGTTTCCGGGCGATCCGAGTTACTGCAATTCGATCAATTTGTGTTGTACCGAGAACTCAGCGCTGATGACGTCCTCGAACTGTTGGAAGTTGGCCAATAG